The DNA region TTGGCGAGGTAAAGCGCTTTGTCTGCCTCATGCAACCAGGTCGAGGCGTCGGTCAGTTCAGGGGTATGTGCAGCTATGCCGATACTCAGGCTGACCCTGAGTTCAAAGTGCAGTGAATAGGTGAAGTCATCAATGGCCTGGCGCAGGCGCTCAAGAATTTCCTCCGCCTGGCGTGAACTTGTATCCGGCAAAATGACGCAGAATTCATCGCCCCCACAGCGCCCGATCAGGTCGGTATCGCGAAGACTTTCGACCAGTGCCTCGCTGATATTCTGCAGCACCGTATCGCCCATGAGGTGGCCGTAGGTATCGTTGATGATCTTGAAGTGATCAATGTCGAGCAAGGCGATAGCGCACTGTCGATGCTGGCTGCGGCTCTTGGCGAACTCCAGATCGAGCAGGTCTTTCCACGCGCCATGATTGAGCAGGCCGGTCAGGCTGTCGGTGCGGCTGAGTTGGCGCAGGATATTGCGGTGCTCCCGCAGCTTTAGCGTGACCTGATGGTTCATCCAGCCGATGAAGATGGGGTAGACCACCAGCACGGGAAGACAGGCATAGATCTGCGCCATGTTGCCTTGCAGATTGACGACAGGATCGAGTGCGGCCAGCGAGATCAGCACCCCCAGTGCCTGCGCACAAAAGCCTTGCAGCATCAGTCGCGGACCTGCCGCGGCCATGTTATGCATGGCCATCATTGCGATGACTGTGACGCCGGGAACTGCATTGAATCCCATCGCGCCAATCCAGAAGCCCCCCATCAGCGAATCGAAAAGCAGGTTGCGCCATTCTGCCGCGTAGGGTTCATCCGAGTTTTTGGCGACCTGGTAAGCGAAATGAGGCCATACCAATGCATTGATCAGCGCCAGTGACCAGAGCCAGTGCGCAGCATTCATGTAATACAACGACACCGCGACAGTAATAAAACCAACACTGCCACCGAGTGTTCTCGGGGCGTAAATTCGCTTCGCGAATGACAGTCCCCTACGGTGATGTGTGCTCATGGTTTCTTACCAGACGTGACTTTCTGAATCGGTCAGAAAACACCATCGCTTAACCGAAAGGCGGGAGTTTGAGCGTTCACCAGAGCCATGGGAAGAGGATTTTGCTGGGAGATGTCAAATAGCTACATATTGCAGATGAAGGGCTGTTTCAGAGTCAATTAACTGACAGAACCAGTCTTTAAAACTGTTCAAAAATATGACGAAAGATATAAGGCGATGCCGGTTGAAATAACCAGGCAGTGTGTCTGCGTATTTACAAACACACTGCCCGATCATTCAGAGAGGCGGAATAACGTTATACGAATGCTTTTTGTTGCTGAGTCTTGGTAACCCAAGCGACGGCAATAGCGAGCAATGCAACCACGGCCGCAACGTACCTCCCTGCGCCCAGTCCCAGATGCTCAATGGTCAGGCCGCCGATAATCGACCCCAGACCGATCCCGGCCCAAGGCTGTCCGGCGTGCTGCACGTGGATTGAGTGACTGCACGAAGCTGCGCAGGTGTGTGCATCACTGACCGATAACGGTCTTCACCAGCGCTGCGTGCTCTTTGGGATTTTTCGCGTTGGACACCACGTTCAGCACGGCGGCCCGAGAGCCGGACGCGGTGACAATCGAGGTGCTCAGCACTGATGTGTCACTCATCGTGGCGGAAGTGTCGACCTGACGCACGCCGAGGCCATTCTTCTTGACGATCTTGCGGTCGCCCAGCTTTTTGAAATCCTTGTAGCCGGTACTCTGTTGCGCAAGTATTCCGGTGACCAGACCGTCCAGCACCACGCTGTCGTTGTCGCTGGCCTGAACGCCCATCGGGATCGGCGTTTCGGTAACGATAAGCACACGTTTGTCGGTGGCATTGGTGTACAACGCTCCCGATACGCCCTGTGCCTTGGCCTTTGCGTCAATCTCAGGCATTTCGCCCTGCACATAGCCAGCCGGCACGGTAAACGCCAGTTTGCCGCCCAGCAACGAAACCTTTTGCGCCGCAGCGGCAGGCGCAGTTGCTTGCGGTTTGGTGGCGGCCTGAACGCTGATCATGCTCTGGCAGGCGGCCAGCGCGACGCACACTACAATTGCCTTGAAACCGAAAGAACGCATGAAAATTCCTTTTTAACGGGTAATGACTGCCGCATGGGAGTGCTCAGGCACAAAGAAAGTGCCATGAAAAACGGCCAGCCCGATCACTCCGGCTGGCCGTTCTTGTGTGGCGGTTTGCTTATTCAGCGACCTGCAATTTGCGCGACTCGGTGTACACGTAGCGGACCTTCTCGTACTCGAACGGCGAGT from Pseudomonas syringae includes:
- a CDS encoding polyribonucleotide nucleotidyltransferase; this translates as MRSFGFKAIVVCVALAACQSMISVQAATKPQATAPAAAAQKVSLLGGKLAFTVPAGYVQGEMPEIDAKAKAQGVSGALYTNATDKRVLIVTETPIPMGVQASDNDSVVLDGLVTGILAQQSTGYKDFKKLGDRKIVKKNGLGVRQVDTSATMSDTSVLSTSIVTASGSRAAVLNVVSNAKNPKEHAALVKTVIGQ
- a CDS encoding diguanylate cyclase; its protein translation is MSTHHRRGLSFAKRIYAPRTLGGSVGFITVAVSLYYMNAAHWLWSLALINALVWPHFAYQVAKNSDEPYAAEWRNLLFDSLMGGFWIGAMGFNAVPGVTVIAMMAMHNMAAAGPRLMLQGFCAQALGVLISLAALDPVVNLQGNMAQIYACLPVLVVYPIFIGWMNHQVTLKLREHRNILRQLSRTDSLTGLLNHGAWKDLLDLEFAKSRSQHRQCAIALLDIDHFKIINDTYGHLMGDTVLQNISEALVESLRDTDLIGRCGGDEFCVILPDTSSRQAEEILERLRQAIDDFTYSLHFELRVSLSIGIAAHTPELTDASTWLHEADKALYLAKSNGRNRVVNADTAPEKCPALGVKA